From a region of the Panulirus ornatus isolate Po-2019 chromosome 34, ASM3632096v1, whole genome shotgun sequence genome:
- the LOC139759883 gene encoding uncharacterized protein isoform X1 produces MRTNRQTTSFSNKCVLGIVLLVSLSALTAGVMIWMNQGLSSWVIVLITCGGIILLLIIVSIIAQETSSFSREPSSSLAVTQIQDDPPPTYRNTWRLEYIEKIPASLKLKLQSTRPKRHTSKRDVRAVWTSTEVGVHGGIPTTEYVYTNNEMTEGHSSVNIFLPDGRHSSVFQSWETGSSDTPERTNTLSLNLHNVQPFSLDESSSGSISVIPSRAAATIHQSFDNGLPSYDDVQGESVSRTSLPVQGQ; encoded by the exons ATGAGGACGAATAGGCAAACAACCAGTTTCTCGAAC AAGTGTGTGCTGGGCATAGTACTGCTGGTGTCGCTCTCTGCTCTGACTGCCGGCGTAATGATATGGATGAACCAAGGCTTATCCTCTTGGGTCATAGTTCTCATCACCTGTGGAG GTATCATTTTGCTCTTGATAATTGTTAGCATAATAGCCCAAgagacctcctccttctccagggAACCATCATCTTCCCTCGCTGTCACACAAATTCAAGAtgaccctccacccacctaccgcAATACTTGGAGACTTGAGTACATTGAAAAGATTCCAGCCAGTCTGAAGTTGAAATTGCAAAGCACCAGACCTAAGAGGCACACTTCAAAAAGAGATGTACGTGCTGTGTGGACTTCAACAGAGGTTGGGGTCCATGGTGGTATCCCCACAACTGAATATGTGTACACCAATAACGAAATGACAGAAGGCCATTCCTCAGTCAACATCTTCCTCCCAGATGGAAGACATTCTTCTGTCTTTCAATCTTGGGAAACTGGAAGCAGTGATACACCTGAAAGAACCAATACATTATCTCTGAATCTCCATAATGTCCAACCATTCTCCCTTGATGAAAGTAGTAGTGGAAGCATTTCTGTAATTCCTTCAAGAGCAGCAGCCACCATTCATCAGAGTTTTGACAATGGACTCCCAAGCTACGATGATGTGCAGGGGGAGTCAGTGTCTAGAACTAGTCTTCCAGTGCAGGGGCAGTGA
- the LOC139759883 gene encoding uncharacterized protein isoform X2, which translates to MRTNRQTTSFSNCVLGIVLLVSLSALTAGVMIWMNQGLSSWVIVLITCGGIILLLIIVSIIAQETSSFSREPSSSLAVTQIQDDPPPTYRNTWRLEYIEKIPASLKLKLQSTRPKRHTSKRDVRAVWTSTEVGVHGGIPTTEYVYTNNEMTEGHSSVNIFLPDGRHSSVFQSWETGSSDTPERTNTLSLNLHNVQPFSLDESSSGSISVIPSRAAATIHQSFDNGLPSYDDVQGESVSRTSLPVQGQ; encoded by the exons ATGAGGACGAATAGGCAAACAACCAGTTTCTCGAAC TGTGTGCTGGGCATAGTACTGCTGGTGTCGCTCTCTGCTCTGACTGCCGGCGTAATGATATGGATGAACCAAGGCTTATCCTCTTGGGTCATAGTTCTCATCACCTGTGGAG GTATCATTTTGCTCTTGATAATTGTTAGCATAATAGCCCAAgagacctcctccttctccagggAACCATCATCTTCCCTCGCTGTCACACAAATTCAAGAtgaccctccacccacctaccgcAATACTTGGAGACTTGAGTACATTGAAAAGATTCCAGCCAGTCTGAAGTTGAAATTGCAAAGCACCAGACCTAAGAGGCACACTTCAAAAAGAGATGTACGTGCTGTGTGGACTTCAACAGAGGTTGGGGTCCATGGTGGTATCCCCACAACTGAATATGTGTACACCAATAACGAAATGACAGAAGGCCATTCCTCAGTCAACATCTTCCTCCCAGATGGAAGACATTCTTCTGTCTTTCAATCTTGGGAAACTGGAAGCAGTGATACACCTGAAAGAACCAATACATTATCTCTGAATCTCCATAATGTCCAACCATTCTCCCTTGATGAAAGTAGTAGTGGAAGCATTTCTGTAATTCCTTCAAGAGCAGCAGCCACCATTCATCAGAGTTTTGACAATGGACTCCCAAGCTACGATGATGTGCAGGGGGAGTCAGTGTCTAGAACTAGTCTTCCAGTGCAGGGGCAGTGA
- the LOC139759884 gene encoding uncharacterized protein isoform X3, with the protein MNEWCAISCTIVGSTAILLIGLSLLIRGLGTTGFVLLSVGGVMLLLATCAAMGRCKMNPVKELSDGEEDRPPAYRISWRRSFLRRHTTPNSSNNNTETVELPHITIENQSINSSSAFNTSPVNTTIEVGSLNPIQTSHVPATQGIDIQYASDGYLADVRDGFNPQFRNNTTRYTVSLSNILDPPPYEAAIANMDDISIRKLKSEMYLPSVFHQ; encoded by the exons ATGAATGAG TGGTGTGCCATCAGCTGTACGATCGTGGGCTCCACCGCTATCCTCCTCATCGGCCTCTCCCTGCTCATCAGGGGTCTGGGAACCACCGGTTTTGTGCTGCTCTCTGTAGGAG GTGTAATGCTGCTTCTGGCCACCTGTGCGGCAATGGGCAGGTGCAAGATGAATCCTGTTAAAGAACTTTCCGATGGGGAAGAGGACCGACCACCCGCCTACAGAATTTCCTGGCGAAGGTCCTTCCTTCGACGTCACACAACCCCAAA ttcgtCGAATAATAACACTGAGACGGTGGAGTTGCCACATATTACTATCGAAAACCAGTCCATCAACTCTTCGTCGGCTTTCAACACTTCGCCAGTGAATACGACTATCGAAGTAGGTTCCCTCAACCCAATCCAGACTAGCCATGTCCCAGCCACTCAGGGTATAGATATACAGTACGCCTCAGATGGATATCTAGCAGATGTTCGAGATGGTTTTAACCCACAATTTAGGAACAACACCACCAGATATACCGTCTCCCTCTCGAACATTCTTGATCCACCACCATACGAAGCCGCAATTGCCAACATGGACGATATCTCAATCAGAAAACTTAAATCTGAAATGTATTTGCCATCTGTATTTCATCAATGA
- the LOC139759884 gene encoding uncharacterized protein isoform X1, translating into MSRLRLLSPQAPPSSASSRTDYILWCAISCTIVGSTAILLIGLSLLIRGLGTTGFVLLSVGGVMLLLATCAAMGRCKMNPVKELSDGEEDRPPAYRISWRRSFLRRHTTPNSSNNNTETVELPHITIENQSINSSSAFNTSPVNTTIEVGSLNPIQTSHVPATQGIDIQYASDGYLADVRDGFNPQFRNNTTRYTVSLSNILDPPPYEAAIANMDDISIRKLKSEMYLPSVFHQ; encoded by the exons ATGTCCCGCTTACGTCTTCTTTCCCCCCAGGCGCCACCCAGCTCGGCCTCCTCCCGTACAGATTATATATTG TGGTGTGCCATCAGCTGTACGATCGTGGGCTCCACCGCTATCCTCCTCATCGGCCTCTCCCTGCTCATCAGGGGTCTGGGAACCACCGGTTTTGTGCTGCTCTCTGTAGGAG GTGTAATGCTGCTTCTGGCCACCTGTGCGGCAATGGGCAGGTGCAAGATGAATCCTGTTAAAGAACTTTCCGATGGGGAAGAGGACCGACCACCCGCCTACAGAATTTCCTGGCGAAGGTCCTTCCTTCGACGTCACACAACCCCAAA ttcgtCGAATAATAACACTGAGACGGTGGAGTTGCCACATATTACTATCGAAAACCAGTCCATCAACTCTTCGTCGGCTTTCAACACTTCGCCAGTGAATACGACTATCGAAGTAGGTTCCCTCAACCCAATCCAGACTAGCCATGTCCCAGCCACTCAGGGTATAGATATACAGTACGCCTCAGATGGATATCTAGCAGATGTTCGAGATGGTTTTAACCCACAATTTAGGAACAACACCACCAGATATACCGTCTCCCTCTCGAACATTCTTGATCCACCACCATACGAAGCCGCAATTGCCAACATGGACGATATCTCAATCAGAAAACTTAAATCTGAAATGTATTTGCCATCTGTATTTCATCAATGA
- the LOC139759884 gene encoding uncharacterized protein isoform X2 produces the protein MPSVESSADAIGRDWCAISCTIVGSTAILLIGLSLLIRGLGTTGFVLLSVGGVMLLLATCAAMGRCKMNPVKELSDGEEDRPPAYRISWRRSFLRRHTTPNSSNNNTETVELPHITIENQSINSSSAFNTSPVNTTIEVGSLNPIQTSHVPATQGIDIQYASDGYLADVRDGFNPQFRNNTTRYTVSLSNILDPPPYEAAIANMDDISIRKLKSEMYLPSVFHQ, from the exons ATGCCCAGCGTGGAATCAAGCGCCGATGCCATCGGCAGAGAT TGGTGTGCCATCAGCTGTACGATCGTGGGCTCCACCGCTATCCTCCTCATCGGCCTCTCCCTGCTCATCAGGGGTCTGGGAACCACCGGTTTTGTGCTGCTCTCTGTAGGAG GTGTAATGCTGCTTCTGGCCACCTGTGCGGCAATGGGCAGGTGCAAGATGAATCCTGTTAAAGAACTTTCCGATGGGGAAGAGGACCGACCACCCGCCTACAGAATTTCCTGGCGAAGGTCCTTCCTTCGACGTCACACAACCCCAAA ttcgtCGAATAATAACACTGAGACGGTGGAGTTGCCACATATTACTATCGAAAACCAGTCCATCAACTCTTCGTCGGCTTTCAACACTTCGCCAGTGAATACGACTATCGAAGTAGGTTCCCTCAACCCAATCCAGACTAGCCATGTCCCAGCCACTCAGGGTATAGATATACAGTACGCCTCAGATGGATATCTAGCAGATGTTCGAGATGGTTTTAACCCACAATTTAGGAACAACACCACCAGATATACCGTCTCCCTCTCGAACATTCTTGATCCACCACCATACGAAGCCGCAATTGCCAACATGGACGATATCTCAATCAGAAAACTTAAATCTGAAATGTATTTGCCATCTGTATTTCATCAATGA